The following nucleotide sequence is from Vallitalea okinawensis.
AGAGGGCATCTAAAAGACTATTGTGAATGGTTAAAAATGACTGGACGAGGAGATGCAGTGAAAGAGCTTAAACGTCGGCATCCTAGTGAGTTTAAGTAGATATTAAAAAGGAAGGGATGACTTTACTTGATAGTAAAGTCATCCCTTCCTTTATTAATTACTATTGTAAATAGTACTATAGTCAAGAGGAAGCATAAAATATAATAAAAACAACTACTGTGCACGAGCACAAAATATATTGACAATGAGATGGGGGTGTGTAATAATATTATTGTGCACGAGAACGATTGATGACATTATTATCATGGGGAGGTAATTATGAAACAAGGTTTTATTTATACTGAAGAGCATAAAGATCAAATATCTTTTCCTTTAGGAGGAATTGGGTCAGGTTGCATAGGTCTAACAGGTAATGGACGTTTAAAGGATTGGGAGATATTTAATAGACCTAATAAAGGAAGTTATAATGGTTTTTCACATTTTGCAATAAAAGCAGAAAATGAGAATGAAGTAATCGATTCAAGAGTATTACAGGGGGACTTACCGACTCATTATGTAGGTTTATACTCAGATGAACGTTATCGTGGTTACGGATTTGGTCCAGATCGACAAACCATGGCAGGCTTTCCATCCTTTAAAGATGTAACTTTTAAGGGTGAATTTCCATTAGCAACTGTCACATTTAAGGATAAAAGTTTTCCGGGAAAAATAGATATGACTGCCTTTAATCCATTTATCCCAATGAACGATAAAGATTCCAGTATTCCAGGTGCTTTTTTTGAGTTTGAAGTAGAGAATACATCTGAAGAAACACTAAAATACTCAATTTGCCTATCATTGCAAAATCCACTATTACATGGGTCACCTGTTAATGTGTATAGTAATGAAGGTGGATTCCATATAATGAACTTAAAGACCAATGGACTAGACAATGAGTGTATAGATTATGGTGAACTTTGCATGGCTACAGACGTTCAAGAGGCATCTTATCAGGAATATTGGTATAGAGGAAGCTGGTTTGATGAGGTAGGTATCTTTTGGAAGGAGTTTTCTAGTCAAGGTACATTAAAGAACCGTAGTTATGAAAAGAGTATTGAGAATATTGATAATGGTTCAAGTAGTAAACGTTCAATTGATACAGCATCATTATGTGGTGTCATAGAAATTAAGCCTGGAGAAAAGAAGTCTATTCGTTTTTCTTTGACATGGAATTTTCCTAACTATGTGAAATATTGGGGAAAAGAAGAAGGGTCAAAAGAAAATATGCCAAAATGGAAGAATTATTATGCTAAACTCTTTGAAAGTGCGAAAGACTCAGCTATATATTCATTAGAACAATGGAATCGATTATATAAAGAAACACTTCTTTTCAAAGATACTTTATTTGATTCAACTTTACCAGAAGAGGCTATCGATGCGGTATCAGCTAATATATCGATATTAAAGTCGCCCACCTGTTTAAGGTTAGAAAATGGAGAGTTTTATGGTTGGGAAGGTGTAATGAGCTACCGAGGATCATGTGAGGGGAGCTGTACTCATGTTTGGAACTATGCATATGCCTTACCTTTTCTTTTTCCTAATTTAGAAAGATCCATGCGTGATCTTGATTATACTTATAACCTAAGAGAAGATGGAGGTATGCCATTTAGACTTCAACTGCCATTAGGATCAAAGAGTTCGACCTTCAGACCATGTGTTGATGGGCAACTTGGAGGCGTATTGAAAGTCTATCGTGAATGGAAAATTTCTGGTGATGATGACTGGTTAAGAAATATTTGGCCAAAAGTTAAAAAGTCTCTAGAATATGCATGGTCTGAGAAGAACTATGATCAGTGGGATCCAGATAAGACAGGTGTTCTTTGGGGGCGTCAACACCATACATTGGATATGGAGTTATTTGGTCCAAACTCTTGGTTAACAGGATTTTATCTGATTGCTTTAAAAGCAGCTACAGAATTAGCTAATTACCTAGGTGAAAATGAGACTGCAAAAGAGTATCTTAAGATATTTGAAAAGGGGAAGGATTGGACTGATAAAAATCTCTTTAATGGCAAATATTATCATCAATTAATAGACTTAAAAGATAAAAGCATACTTGATCAATATAATAATGAAAGTCTTTCATTAGGTGGTTATGATATCTTCACTGCCTATTGGAGTGATGAGCATAGTGAGTTAAAATATCAAATAGGTGAAGGTTCAGCCATTGATCAAGTGGTAGCGTCGTGGCATGCTAACCTTTGTGGGGTAGGTGAGATATTTGATCCAGAGCAAACAAAAGAAGCACTGAAATCACTCTACAAATATAACTTCAAGGAGAATATGAGGGATTTCTATAATCCATGCCGATTATATTCTTTATATGATGAAGCTGGGATAGTCATATGCGATTGGCCAGAAGATAAGTATAAACCAGTTGTTCCTGTACCTTATTCTGAAGAAACCATGAATGGTTTTGAATATCAATCAGCTATACATATGATACAAGAAGGCATGATTGAAGAAGGAATGAATATTGTTAAAGCAATTCGTGAGCGTTATAATGGCTTTAAACGAAATCCTTGGAATGAATTTGAGTGTGGAAGTAATTATGCTAGATCCATGGCTAGTTATGCTCTATTATTAGCATTCAGTGGATTCAGTTATCATATGCCTTATAGACGATTAGGATTTAACCCTGTTATAACGGAAAAAGATTTTAAGAGTTTCTGGTCCATAGATGGTGCTTGGGGAAATATTGAAATAAATAAAGAACAAGTAATTCTCAAAGTTTTATATGGAAGCCTAGAAATTCGCCAGTTAGAACTATCATTTATTGATCAGATTAAAGAAATAACTCTCAATAGAGAAGAACTAGAATATGCTTTTGAAGAAGATAAGATTATATTCCAGAAGGAGTATACAGTGAATGCATCGGAGGAAATAATCATCACTCTATAGTATAACCGGCAGAGGTCATTATTGACTTCTGCCTAAGTTTATGCTACTTTTTAGTTAACGAGAGAATAAGGAACGGTGAAAGAAAATGGCTGTGACGATGAAAGAATTAGCAGAGGTTTGCAATGTATCAAGAGGAACTGTTGACCGAGCCCTCAATAATCGACCAGGTATTAATGAAGAAACTCGTAGATTAGTACTAGAGACAGCAGAGAGATTAGGGTATAGAAGGCATTACTTAGCATCTAGTTTAAAAAAGGGTAAAACATCAACTATCGGTGTAATAGTTTTTGACCTTCATAACCAGTTCTTTTCAGATATTATTAATCCACTTGAACGTAGGGCAAAAGAGTTGGACTATTTTGTTTATCTAACATTAACTGAGAAAGATAAAGGGATGGAAGAGGCATGTGTTCAACAATTAGTAGATCGTCAGGTAGATGGAATTATCATTGCATCAGTTAATAATGAAGAAGTTTACATCAATAAACTAAAAGCGTTGGACATACCTGTAATTAGTATATGTAATAAAATTTCTGATAGCATATCATTTGTTGACATTAAGAATGATCTAGCTATGTATGATGCTACTAAATTCGTAGTAGATAAGGGATATGACCAAATATTTTATATAAGTCCTCCTCTAAATAATCGATATAATCAGAATATCTATGCTCAGGAACAAAGATATTTCGGGTTTTTACGAGCTGTTAAGGAAAGTGCTGTTAGATATGAAGTCATTGAATCATCTAATTATCTAGTATTACTTGAGGAGCAAATATCAATGGGAACGAAGCCGGGTATTTTGTGCTCCAGCGATATCTTTGCATTAAGAATTTTAAAACACTTTAATGGATTAGGCTATGAGGTGAAAAAGGATTTTGGCCTTATGGGTTTTGATAATCTAGATATGTTGAAGTTTATTACTCCTCGTTTAACTACAGTGGCCTATCCTTTTGAGCATATTGGTACTAAATCATTGGAACTTTTAATAGATGCTATCAATAATGATAATAACGATACACAGTGTATTGAATATCCATATAAAATAATAGAGGGACAAACCCTATAACTAGAGTCTTCTTGTTTTATAGTAAGGAGACTCCATTATTTTGATATAAAAGCAAGTTGAATACTATCGATCATGTTCTTAACCTTTTTACTTACAAAGAGCATAAATTAACTGAAAATAATAACTTTTATATTGCTGTTGACACTAGGGAATAGAGATGTTATACTAGTCTTCGTTGTTAAGGACAAATGCTTTTAAATCAATGAAAAATTTTACTTATTCTTTGATTTAGGACAAAAATTGAACTTAAAAAATGATTTTAAATTTAATTTTTAAAAAGTACTTGACATTAAACAATAGATTTGATAGAATAGTCTTCGCTGTTGAAAAACAGCAAGTTATGAAAAAGAACATTGGAAACTGAACAGTGTAACACATACCCAAGAAATAAACTTTGATTTCGTTAGAATTTAATTCTAACATGGATATAATGCCAGAACTTCTGGCAGGATGAACTTTTAATATGAGAGTTTGATCCTGGCTCAGGATGAACGCTGGCGGCGTGCTTAACACATGCAAGTCGAGCGAGAAGC
It contains:
- a CDS encoding GH116 family glycosyl-hydrolase; amino-acid sequence: MKQGFIYTEEHKDQISFPLGGIGSGCIGLTGNGRLKDWEIFNRPNKGSYNGFSHFAIKAENENEVIDSRVLQGDLPTHYVGLYSDERYRGYGFGPDRQTMAGFPSFKDVTFKGEFPLATVTFKDKSFPGKIDMTAFNPFIPMNDKDSSIPGAFFEFEVENTSEETLKYSICLSLQNPLLHGSPVNVYSNEGGFHIMNLKTNGLDNECIDYGELCMATDVQEASYQEYWYRGSWFDEVGIFWKEFSSQGTLKNRSYEKSIENIDNGSSSKRSIDTASLCGVIEIKPGEKKSIRFSLTWNFPNYVKYWGKEEGSKENMPKWKNYYAKLFESAKDSAIYSLEQWNRLYKETLLFKDTLFDSTLPEEAIDAVSANISILKSPTCLRLENGEFYGWEGVMSYRGSCEGSCTHVWNYAYALPFLFPNLERSMRDLDYTYNLREDGGMPFRLQLPLGSKSSTFRPCVDGQLGGVLKVYREWKISGDDDWLRNIWPKVKKSLEYAWSEKNYDQWDPDKTGVLWGRQHHTLDMELFGPNSWLTGFYLIALKAATELANYLGENETAKEYLKIFEKGKDWTDKNLFNGKYYHQLIDLKDKSILDQYNNESLSLGGYDIFTAYWSDEHSELKYQIGEGSAIDQVVASWHANLCGVGEIFDPEQTKEALKSLYKYNFKENMRDFYNPCRLYSLYDEAGIVICDWPEDKYKPVVPVPYSEETMNGFEYQSAIHMIQEGMIEEGMNIVKAIRERYNGFKRNPWNEFECGSNYARSMASYALLLAFSGFSYHMPYRRLGFNPVITEKDFKSFWSIDGAWGNIEINKEQVILKVLYGSLEIRQLELSFIDQIKEITLNREELEYAFEEDKIIFQKEYTVNASEEIIITL
- a CDS encoding LacI family DNA-binding transcriptional regulator, which produces MAVTMKELAEVCNVSRGTVDRALNNRPGINEETRRLVLETAERLGYRRHYLASSLKKGKTSTIGVIVFDLHNQFFSDIINPLERRAKELDYFVYLTLTEKDKGMEEACVQQLVDRQVDGIIIASVNNEEVYINKLKALDIPVISICNKISDSISFVDIKNDLAMYDATKFVVDKGYDQIFYISPPLNNRYNQNIYAQEQRYFGFLRAVKESAVRYEVIESSNYLVLLEEQISMGTKPGILCSSDIFALRILKHFNGLGYEVKKDFGLMGFDNLDMLKFITPRLTTVAYPFEHIGTKSLELLIDAINNDNNDTQCIEYPYKIIEGQTL